In Hippoglossus stenolepis isolate QCI-W04-F060 chromosome 21, HSTE1.2, whole genome shotgun sequence, one DNA window encodes the following:
- the get4 gene encoding Golgi to ER traffic protein 4 homolog codes for MSEQESLRCSSARNRGGVQRVEGKLRASVEKGDYYEAHQMYRTLFFRYMSQAKHAEARELMYNGALLFFSYNQQNSAADLSMLVLEVLEKSETKVEEEILESLAKLFSRMDQNSPERVAFVSRALKWSTGGSGKLGHPKLHQLLAVTLWKEQNYSESRYHFLHSSDAEGCAQMLVEYSSSRGFRSEVDMFVVQAVLQFLCLKNKNSASVLFSTYTEKHPSIERGPPFVQPLLNFIWFLLLAVDGGKLTVFTVLCEQYQPSLKRDPMYNEYLDRIGQLFFGVPPKQSPSYGGLLGNLLNSLMGSGEDDDGAEEAQEDSSPIELD; via the exons ATGTCGGAGCAGGAGTCTCTGAGGTGCTCCAGCGCCAGGAACCGTGGAGGCGTCCAGAGGGTCGAGGGCAAACTGCGAGCCAGCGTGGAGAAGGGGGATTACTACGAAGCACACCAGATGTACAGGACTTTATTTTTTAG GTACATGTCACAGGCTAAACATGCAGAGGCCCGGGAGTTGATGTACAATGGCGCTCTACTCTTCTTCAGCTATAACCAG CAAAACAGTGCAGCAGATCTGTCCATGCTGGTGCTGGAAGTGTTGGAGAAATCTGAGACAAAAGTCGAGGAGGAAATATTAG AAAGCCTGGCTAAGCTGTTCAGCCGGATGGACCAGAACTCTCCGGAGAGAGTAGCGTTTGTGTCCAGAGCCTTGAAATGGTCCACGGGAGGCTCCGGCAAGTTGGGTCACCCAAAACTACACCAGTTGCTAGCTGTCACCTTGTGGAAAG agcaAAACTACAGCGAGTCACGTTACCACTTCCTGCATTCCTCTGACGCCGAGGGCTGCGCACAGATGCTGGTGGAGTATTCGTCGTCACGAGGCTTCCGCAGCGAGGTGGACATGTTTGTAGTGCAGGCCGTCCTACA gTTCCTCTGcttaaagaacaaaaacagtgCTTCTGTGTTGTTTAGcacatacacagagaaacaccCGTCCATAGAGAGGGGCCCTCCCTTCGTCCAGCCTCTACTAAACTTTATCTGGTTTCTGCTGCTGGCAGTGGATGG GGGTAAATTAACAGTTTTCACAGTGTTATGTGAACAATATCAACCTTCCCTGAAGAGGGACCCCATGTATAATGAG TATCTCGACAGAATAGGACAGCTTTTCTTTGGCGTTCCACCCAAACAGTCTCCATCATACGGCGGACTGCTAG GAAACCTGCTGAACAGCCTGATGGGGTCGGGCGAGGACGATGACGGAGCTGAAGAAGCCCAGGAAGACAGCAGCCCCATAGAACTGGACTGA